Below is a window of Aminivibrio sp. DNA.
CGTCCCGGATAATGTTTTTTAAACCGAGGATGAACTCCATGGCGGCCTTGTGGTGCTCTTTGCGTCCCTTGAGCCATCCGATGTCGTGGAGGGTAGAGGCGATCTTCAGGTGGAACCGTCCGTCCTCGTCCAGGCCGTGAAGGTCCTTCAGTCGCTCGAAGAGGGCCAGGGCGATGGAGGTCACATGGCGGCTGTGGTCTGCATGGACCGGTACCATTCGGTCGAGGATGTCTTCCGCTTCTTCCTCAAGAGGAAGCTCTCCCTCGTTGGGTCCGGCGGCAAGAAAGGAAGAGGAAACGAAATCTCCCGGCATGCCTCTGGACAAGGCAGCGTCCGCCGTTTTGGACATGTCGTATTCCACGAGATAATGATCTAACCGGAAATATCCTGGCCGCATCTGGAGAAGGGCGTAGCAGGCCCTGAGGTCGTTTCCAAGGGGGTGCCCCACTGTGCCGGGATTGAGAAACCAGGTGTTCTTCACTTTTTTCGCCAGGGGAAAGTGGGTGTGCCCTGTGACAACAATATCTGCATCGGCTTTTTCAGCAAGCTGGAGAAATCTCTCCTCCGGGGTGTCTTCCGTGATATTTTCTTCGATATCCTCGGGACTGCCGTGAGCAAGAAAAATCGTTTTCCCCGCGAGGAAGAGTTTTTTCGTCCGGGGAAGGTTTTTGAGGTATTTCCGGGAGGTCTTCGACAGGGCGTTTTTGTTCCAAAGGTGGAGGGCCGCCTTCTCCCCCTTCTTTTTCCCGTCGGCCTTGAGGACGTTCCGATCGAAATTTCCCGCGACGGAGGCCGCCTCCACAGCGGCGAGAAGGAGCACTGTTTCTTCAGGAAAGGGGCCCTGCCCCACGTAGTCTCCCGTATTGAGAACCAATTCACCTCCGCGCTTCCTGGCATCTCCAAGGACCGCCTGAAGTGCGGGAAGATTGCCATGTACATCTCCGAGAAGAATAATTTTCATGAATTATCCGTCCTTTCTTCTTCGAATGGAAAGAGGGCATCCCCTACTGTCCTGAGGTTTGTCCAGAAGCCTCTGGTCTTGAGAGTGTCCCATTCTTCGAGAAAATGGATGTATTGTTTTTCTCTCAACTCTTTCCTCCTGTCTCGAAAGGCGAGAATTCCTGAAACGAGAGGGGGAAAGGTCCTGGCGTGGCCGTAATATTCCAGAGTTCGCCTCTTTTCTTCCTCCAAAAAGAGAGGCAGGATGTTGAGCCACACATCGCAGTCATGAATCTCCCCCAGCAGGTCCTGAAGCCCTTTCATTTTTCCGATGAAAGGGTCAAGACGGCCTTCGTAGAGAGGTGCGAGAATTTCCATGGCGTATCGCAGTTTCTTTCCCGCCTTTCGGAGGTTGTGAAGCTCTTTTACCGCCGCCGGATTCCGGATGAAGGGATCGTAGCTGAGAACTTCGGCCACGCGCCTTCGCACTTCAGCGGGAGGTGCGGCGAAAGCTCCTTTTCCCCCCTCTTCGAGAATTTCCCGCTCGGCGGCGGCCCGCAGCCCTTCTGACATGTCTTTCAGGGTGCTTCGTGTTTTCCCCGAGCGGATAAGATTGCGGATTTTCGGCTGCATTTTCTCTCTCTGCTGAGAGAGCCGAAGGTGCAGACGTGCCAGTCCTGCTTTCTCCCGTTGAACGGCGCTGTCTTTTTCCGCCGCTACGACCTCCATCTGGACGTCCAGGTCCCTGGCTTCCCCAAGGAGTCGGGTGAGTCGTCCGATGGCGCGGCTCCACTTTTTCCTGTCGTTGTCTGAAAAGCAGGAGCCGAAAAGGGAAAGAGCTGCTCGGAGTCTTCTTGTTCCAACTCTGGTGTGGTGGAGATATTCAATGTCCTCGGCGTCGGCGAGGCCGTCAAATTGGGCGAGAATTTTCTCCAGCAGAGACGCCAATGTCTCTACAGCGAAGGAACAAAAGGTTTTTTCGGAAAAGGTCATTTTTCCTCGCTTCTTTCGGGCGGGTTCCAGCCCCATGTCCGGGCCATCATGATTTTCTGGGAATCCACAAGGGATTCTCCAGCAAGGGGCTCAATCCGTCGGTAGACTCCATCCGGGTCAAGCCGCCGAGCTTTTTGATTGTCTCGCAGGTGAATCTCCAGAATGTTGTCCCGGATGCTGTCCCTCAGCGCCTTGTCGTGAATGGGAACGAGTACTTCCACTCTCCGGTCCAGATTACGGGGCATGAGGTCGGCGCTGCCGATGAACATTTCATCGTCCCCTCCGTTGTTGAAGTAAAAAATGCGAACGTGTTCAAGAAAACGCCCTACGATGGATGTTACTTCAATGTTGTCGCTCACTCCGGGGACTCCCGGCCGGAGGCAGCAGATGCCCCGCACTTGGAGCCTCACCTTGACCCCTGCCATGGAGGCTCGGTAGAGAGCCTGAATGCACTGATTGTCCACGAGCTGGTTCATCTTGAAGGCGATGTATCCGTCACCGAAAGCTTCGTGGCGGCAAATCTCCCGCTCGATACGGGAGATTATGCCCGAACGAGAGGTGTAGGGTGAAACGAGAAGCTGCTGGTAGTTTTCCTTGAGAGAATAACCCGTCATGGCGTTGAACAAGTCCGTCACGTCGGCGCAAATGGCTTTGTCGGCGGTGAAAAAGGAAAGATCGGTGTACACTTTGGCAGTGATGGGGTTGTAATTCCCCGTACCGATGTGGACGTACCGAGCGATGCCCTCCGCTTCGCGGCGTACCACCAGGCACAGCTTGGCGTGAATCTTGAACCCCACGAGACCGTATACTACATGGACCCCTACGTCCTCCAGGGCCTCCGCCCAGTTGATGTTTCTCTCTTCGTCGAACCGGGCCTTCAACTCCACCACCGCAGTCACCTGTTTGCCGTTCTTCCGGGCGTTGATGAGGGCTTCCACTACGGGCGACTCGGTTCCCACCCGGTAGAGGGTCTGCTTGATGGCCACTACCTTGGGATCAACCGCGGCCCTGCGGACGAAGTCGAGCACGGGGGAGAAACTGTCGTAGGGGTGGTAGAGCACCACGTCCCGCCTTCGAAGGACGGAATACAAATTCGCTCCCTCGGTGAAGGGGGGAGGAATACGGGGCAGCAGTGGTTCGTCCTTGAGGTCGGGGCGATCGACAGCGCAAAGGTCCCAAAGGCCGGAGAAAGCCATGGGGCCCTTTCGTTTGTAGATCTGAAATGGTGCCAGGTGGAAATGACGCACCAGAAAGGCAAAGATCTCGCGGGGAACCCCCGATGATACTTCAAGACGTACCACCTCGCCGAAATTCCGGCGGTCCACCAGATCCTTCACTGCTTCGATGAGGTCGGATGATTCGTCCTCCTCAATTTCCACGTCTGTGTTCCGGGTGATACGGAAGAGCGCGGACGCCGTCACGTGAAGACCGGGAAAAAGAAGGTCAAGATAATGTTCTACCAGGTCTTCCAGAAAGAGAATGTCCGAGTGGTGGATGTTGGAGGTGAAGCCCAGGCTTTCGTAAGTCTTGGCCTTCTTGTTTCTCGGCAGGAAGATGAAACGGGAAACGTTCTTGGGTATTTTCAGACGGGCGAATCTGGTTCCCTTCTGCGGATCGGCGAGCTGGACGAGAAAATTCAGACTAAGATTTGAAATCACTGGGAAAGGACGTCCGGGATCAATGGCCTGAGGCGTCAAGACCGGGTAGATTTCATTCTTGAAGTAACCTTCCAGAAAATTCCGGTGCTTTTCGCTGAGGTCTTTATATTCCACGAAACGCATGCCGGCGTCCTTGAGACGGGGCTCCAGGGATTTACTCCAATATTCTTGGGCCTCCGCCAGCAGTGGAAGCACTCTTTTACGTATTATGGCGAGCTGCTTGGACGCCGGAATACCGTCGGACGAAGGAGCGAAGATGCCGTTCCGATACTGTTCCATCAGGCCAGAGACACGAACCATAAAGAACTCGTCAAGGTTATTGAAGAAGATGACCAAAAACTTGAGCTGTTCAAGCAAAGGCGTGGAAGGCGTCATGGCTTCTTCGAGGACCTTCGAGTTAAAGTCGATCCAGTTTATCTCCCGGTTGAAATAAAGCCGAGGATCGTCAAGACTGGTTATGGGTTCTGGT
It encodes the following:
- a CDS encoding YfcE family phosphodiesterase; amino-acid sequence: MKIILLGDVHGNLPALQAVLGDARKRGGELVLNTGDYVGQGPFPEETVLLLAAVEAASVAGNFDRNVLKADGKKKGEKAALHLWNKNALSKTSRKYLKNLPRTKKLFLAGKTIFLAHGSPEDIEENITEDTPEERFLQLAEKADADIVVTGHTHFPLAKKVKNTWFLNPGTVGHPLGNDLRACYALLQMRPGYFRLDHYLVEYDMSKTADAALSRGMPGDFVSSSFLAAGPNEGELPLEEEAEDILDRMVPVHADHSRHVTSIALALFERLKDLHGLDEDGRFHLKIASTLHDIGWLKGRKEHHKAAMEFILGLKNIIRDDRERIIIASIARYHRKADPDDSHPFFEQLAPEDKEEVRRLAALLRVADGLDWTHERIIIGVECFVEDERVLISCTAAGDADAERLRALEKGALFEKVFGKRLEIQWVRS
- a CDS encoding CHAD domain-containing protein, translated to MTFSEKTFCSFAVETLASLLEKILAQFDGLADAEDIEYLHHTRVGTRRLRAALSLFGSCFSDNDRKKWSRAIGRLTRLLGEARDLDVQMEVVAAEKDSAVQREKAGLARLHLRLSQQREKMQPKIRNLIRSGKTRSTLKDMSEGLRAAAEREILEEGGKGAFAAPPAEVRRRVAEVLSYDPFIRNPAAVKELHNLRKAGKKLRYAMEILAPLYEGRLDPFIGKMKGLQDLLGEIHDCDVWLNILPLFLEEEKRRTLEYYGHARTFPPLVSGILAFRDRRKELREKQYIHFLEEWDTLKTRGFWTNLRTVGDALFPFEEERTDNS
- the ppk1 gene encoding polyphosphate kinase 1 gives rise to the protein MVPTSLLPVGGEVGDDMSGKRDNEKPEPITSLDDPRLYFNREINWIDFNSKVLEEAMTPSTPLLEQLKFLVIFFNNLDEFFMVRVSGLMEQYRNGIFAPSSDGIPASKQLAIIRKRVLPLLAEAQEYWSKSLEPRLKDAGMRFVEYKDLSEKHRNFLEGYFKNEIYPVLTPQAIDPGRPFPVISNLSLNFLVQLADPQKGTRFARLKIPKNVSRFIFLPRNKKAKTYESLGFTSNIHHSDILFLEDLVEHYLDLLFPGLHVTASALFRITRNTDVEIEEDESSDLIEAVKDLVDRRNFGEVVRLEVSSGVPREIFAFLVRHFHLAPFQIYKRKGPMAFSGLWDLCAVDRPDLKDEPLLPRIPPPFTEGANLYSVLRRRDVVLYHPYDSFSPVLDFVRRAAVDPKVVAIKQTLYRVGTESPVVEALINARKNGKQVTAVVELKARFDEERNINWAEALEDVGVHVVYGLVGFKIHAKLCLVVRREAEGIARYVHIGTGNYNPITAKVYTDLSFFTADKAICADVTDLFNAMTGYSLKENYQQLLVSPYTSRSGIISRIEREICRHEAFGDGYIAFKMNQLVDNQCIQALYRASMAGVKVRLQVRGICCLRPGVPGVSDNIEVTSIVGRFLEHVRIFYFNNGGDDEMFIGSADLMPRNLDRRVEVLVPIHDKALRDSIRDNILEIHLRDNQKARRLDPDGVYRRIEPLAGESLVDSQKIMMARTWGWNPPERSEEK